From a region of the Corallococcus coralloides DSM 2259 genome:
- a CDS encoding tetratricopeptide repeat protein → MSRLLRLLVVLGPLAVPSVALAQQDVGTYNRALSAFNEGKLDAAAPLFAQLAEGEDADLKGKSEFYLAQTFAKKELPVAAFISYAAIVNAGPKHPSYLKAIEGLVDMQQRLDEQNLIPSILNQAYTDEVRDQWVTLPKEVLARINYLVGTASQRRMRFEEARSLLEAVPADSRVYAKARYLLGTVLADPRFPGRPGEGEALDKEAIAAFQAVLHTKEPQVELPETRELALLALGRVHYRRGEYADAVKAYEGVPRYARFWDQALFENGFARFQNEDFGGALGSLQALHAPQFEGAFQPESWILKSTVYYYSCLYDEVKTTLAAFDERYGPMAKQLEPFTGEDVAPINAFNLVASENRRLPRAVYLWIRNNERIREVMRTLSRVDQEKRAISEGPWKGTPFAAQTVASLEDIRTTLLQVGGTLAKNRIKEASDNLRTFSDQAEIIRVQTALDEKDLFSEGVDQKALLSRQTLYRPKMPGAAWNYWRFQGEFWIDEIGYYQYTLKRGCPARQEK, encoded by the coding sequence ATGTCCCGACTGCTCCGACTCCTCGTCGTCCTCGGGCCCCTCGCCGTGCCCTCGGTGGCCCTCGCCCAGCAGGACGTGGGCACCTACAACCGCGCGCTGTCCGCCTTCAACGAAGGCAAGCTCGACGCCGCGGCCCCCCTCTTCGCGCAGCTGGCGGAAGGGGAGGACGCGGACCTGAAGGGCAAGTCCGAGTTCTATCTGGCGCAGACCTTCGCCAAGAAGGAGCTGCCCGTCGCGGCCTTCATCTCCTACGCGGCCATCGTCAACGCCGGCCCCAAGCACCCCTCGTACCTGAAGGCCATCGAGGGGCTGGTGGACATGCAGCAGCGGCTGGATGAGCAGAACCTCATCCCCAGCATCCTCAACCAGGCCTACACCGACGAGGTGCGCGACCAGTGGGTCACGCTGCCCAAGGAAGTGCTCGCGCGCATCAACTACCTGGTCGGCACCGCCAGCCAGCGCCGCATGCGCTTCGAGGAGGCCCGCTCGCTGCTGGAGGCCGTGCCCGCGGACAGCCGCGTCTACGCGAAGGCCCGCTACCTGCTGGGCACCGTGCTCGCCGACCCGCGCTTCCCAGGGCGTCCCGGGGAAGGGGAGGCGCTGGACAAGGAGGCCATCGCCGCGTTCCAGGCCGTGCTCCACACGAAGGAGCCGCAGGTGGAGCTGCCGGAGACGCGCGAGCTGGCGCTGCTGGCCCTGGGCCGCGTGCACTACCGCCGCGGTGAGTACGCGGACGCGGTGAAGGCGTACGAGGGCGTGCCCCGCTACGCGCGCTTCTGGGACCAGGCCCTGTTCGAGAACGGCTTCGCCCGCTTCCAGAACGAGGACTTCGGCGGCGCGCTGGGCAGCCTCCAGGCGCTGCACGCGCCGCAGTTCGAGGGCGCCTTCCAGCCCGAGTCGTGGATCCTCAAGTCCACCGTCTATTACTACTCGTGCCTCTACGACGAGGTGAAGACGACGCTCGCCGCGTTCGACGAGCGCTATGGCCCCATGGCGAAGCAGCTGGAGCCCTTCACCGGCGAGGACGTGGCGCCCATCAACGCCTTCAACCTGGTGGCCTCCGAGAACCGCCGCCTGCCGCGCGCCGTCTACCTGTGGATCCGCAACAACGAGCGCATCCGTGAAGTGATGCGGACCCTGTCGCGCGTGGACCAGGAGAAGCGCGCCATCAGCGAAGGCCCGTGGAAGGGGACGCCGTTCGCCGCGCAGACGGTGGCGTCGCTCGAGGACATCCGCACCACGCTGCTCCAGGTGGGCGGCACGCTCGCGAAGAACCGCATCAAGGAGGCCTCGGACAACCTCCGCACCTTCTCCGACCAGGCGGAGATCATCCGCGTGCAGACGGCGCTGGATGAGAAGGACCTCTTCTCCGAGGGCGTGGACCAGAAGGCGCTGCTCTCCCGCCAGACGCTCTACCGCCCGAAGATGCCCGGCGCTGCGTGGAACTACTGGCGCTTCCAGGGCGAGTTCTGGATCGACGAGATTGGCTACTACCAGTACACGCTCAAGCGGGGCTGCCCTGCTCGCCAGGAGAAGTAG
- a CDS encoding lmo0937 family membrane protein: MGIILMVLWVMGLITGSTEGQWVHLLLVFSLIAFVLAVASLGRRRGLA; encoded by the coding sequence ATGGGCATCATCTTGATGGTGTTGTGGGTGATGGGGCTGATCACCGGTTCGACGGAGGGGCAGTGGGTGCACCTCCTCCTGGTGTTCTCGCTCATCGCGTTCGTGCTGGCCGTCGCGTCGCTGGGGCGCCGGCGGGGGCTGGCATGA
- a CDS encoding HupE/UreJ family protein, which yields MKPFPAARVVLLALLLWGPAAAHAHELEVAPEAVSGFAGWVGEGIRHILAGADHLLFLFAVLLVGGSFRRILLLVTSFTLAHSLTLGLTALGLVTLDARGTRWAEAAIAASILYTALENLLLRRHGHRAGLTFLFGLVHGLGFASVLGGYGLGTGVVTALVGFNLGVEVGQAAVVAFLVPVLRIVQRRPLLHSKVVRLSSICLAGVGLYWMVARAVG from the coding sequence ATGAAGCCGTTCCCCGCAGCCCGGGTGGTGTTGCTGGCCCTGCTCCTGTGGGGCCCGGCCGCCGCCCACGCCCATGAACTGGAGGTCGCGCCCGAGGCGGTGAGCGGGTTCGCCGGCTGGGTGGGCGAGGGCATCCGCCACATCCTGGCCGGGGCGGATCATCTCCTGTTCCTCTTCGCCGTGCTGCTGGTGGGCGGCTCGTTCCGGCGGATCCTCCTGTTGGTGACGTCCTTCACGCTGGCGCACTCGCTGACGCTGGGGCTCACCGCCCTGGGCCTGGTGACGCTGGACGCGCGGGGCACGCGGTGGGCCGAGGCCGCGATCGCCGCGTCCATCCTCTACACGGCGCTGGAGAACCTGCTCCTGCGCCGGCACGGACACCGCGCGGGGCTCACCTTCCTGTTCGGCCTGGTGCATGGGCTGGGCTTCGCGAGCGTGCTCGGCGGCTACGGGTTGGGAACGGGCGTGGTGACAGCGCTCGTGGGCTTCAACCTGGGGGTGGAGGTGGGGCAGGCAGCGGTGGTGGCCTTCCTGGTCCCCGTGCTGCGAATCGTTCAGCGCAGGCCCCTTTTGCACTCGAAGGTTGTGCGCCTGTCATCCATCTGCCTCGCGGGAGTGGGGCTTTATTGGATGGTTGCTCGTGCGGTCGGTTGA
- a CDS encoding lytic transglycosylase domain-containing protein produces the protein MRGWTVAMVAAAMLVGTNAVAFPVQVPVGAQGEAPDVAALRAQLAEKDAQLKAALARLQQYEDEADYLRAEQLGVAEAVRASGLPERQQRRLAVAIVREAERNNLDPLLVVALIRCESSFNNYAVSGVGAMGLMQVMPDTGKYLAEKSGWRLGRHTNLFDFETNVNLGTAYLADLINRFGSVEGALVAYNAGPGLAKRILAKKENRVKFMAGYPAKVVKEFRKLKAQQERAISLRAEQTTTDRKG, from the coding sequence ATGCGGGGTTGGACGGTGGCGATGGTGGCGGCGGCGATGCTGGTGGGGACGAACGCGGTGGCTTTCCCGGTGCAGGTGCCGGTGGGTGCCCAGGGTGAAGCGCCGGACGTCGCGGCCCTGAGGGCGCAGCTGGCGGAGAAGGACGCACAGCTCAAGGCCGCCCTGGCGCGGCTGCAGCAGTACGAGGACGAGGCGGACTACCTCCGCGCGGAGCAACTGGGCGTGGCCGAGGCCGTGCGCGCCTCCGGGCTCCCGGAGCGGCAGCAGCGCCGGCTGGCGGTGGCCATCGTCCGCGAGGCGGAGCGCAACAACCTGGATCCGCTGCTGGTGGTGGCGCTGATCCGCTGCGAGTCCTCCTTCAACAACTACGCGGTGTCCGGTGTGGGCGCCATGGGCCTCATGCAGGTGATGCCGGACACGGGCAAGTACCTGGCGGAGAAGTCCGGCTGGCGGCTGGGCCGCCACACCAACCTCTTCGACTTCGAGACGAACGTGAACCTGGGCACGGCCTACCTGGCGGACCTCATCAACCGCTTCGGCTCCGTGGAAGGCGCGCTCGTCGCCTACAACGCGGGTCCCGGGCTGGCCAAGCGCATCCTGGCCAAGAAGGAAAACCGGGTGAAGTTCATGGCCGGTTACCCCGCCAAGGTCGTGAAGGAGTTCCGCAAGCTGAAGGCCCAGCAGGAGCGCGCCATCAGCCTGCGTGCCGAGCAGACGACAACCGATCGCAAGGGTTGA
- the rplC gene encoding 50S ribosomal protein L3 has product MKGLIGKKIGMTQVFNDEGNLVPVTVIDVNTCLVVGKRTPEKDQYSAVTVGFGEIREKLLNKPELGFFKKASATPRRHLREFRVTAEEAAGFNVGDAVKADMFTKGELVDVTGVTKGRGFSGVMRRWSFKGSQTKTHGTHEYQRHPGAIGQRKTPGRTYPNKKMPGHYGVDRVTTQNLTVVDVDVEKGLVLVKGAVAGHNDGIVIVRPSIKVAMRAQHKAAK; this is encoded by the coding sequence GTGAAGGGTCTGATTGGCAAGAAGATCGGCATGACCCAGGTGTTCAACGACGAGGGCAACCTCGTTCCGGTGACGGTCATCGACGTCAACACCTGTCTGGTGGTCGGCAAGCGCACCCCGGAGAAGGATCAGTACTCCGCGGTGACCGTGGGCTTCGGCGAAATCCGCGAGAAGCTCCTGAACAAGCCGGAGCTCGGCTTCTTCAAGAAGGCCAGCGCCACGCCGCGCCGTCACCTGCGTGAGTTCCGCGTCACGGCCGAGGAGGCCGCGGGCTTCAACGTGGGCGACGCCGTCAAGGCGGACATGTTCACCAAGGGCGAGCTGGTGGACGTCACCGGCGTGACCAAGGGCCGCGGCTTCTCCGGCGTCATGCGCCGCTGGAGCTTCAAGGGCTCGCAGACCAAGACCCACGGTACGCACGAGTATCAGCGTCACCCGGGCGCCATCGGTCAGCGTAAGACGCCGGGCCGTACGTACCCGAACAAGAAGATGCCGGGTCACTACGGCGTCGATCGCGTCACCACGCAGAACCTGACCGTGGTGGACGTGGACGTGGAGAAGGGCCTGGTGCTCGTGAAGGGCGCGGTCGCCGGCCACAACGACGGCATCGTCATCGTGCGCCCCTCCATCAAGGTGGCCATGCGCGCGCAGCACAAGGCCGCGAAGTAA
- a CDS encoding outer membrane beta-barrel domain-containing protein has translation MRPFRSIALLVAAVPALAFAQGASPAQPPAAPGPDATAPASPSPAEPPERQRTERDAPAVPQSQPEAAPATPSAPAVTDEDDADKAPSSAPAASVPADAPVLDTGEAPRTTDAQQQRLVNGAPLYNPNVNVHIVQKKRFADEGKHELVLYPAAVQVNGKFTNHVGTALSYVYHLQENFALQVGGQYNWYSDESDFNLELIDKVREQAQAASSLLLQWGAHAGVEVTPLYGKFAFFNNSLAQFSVVLSGGAGIGKTRHLIRPQVANEVDGQTYQVPARFGDTGNKFLGEVGGGFRVQFGEHYALRLEVRDLIYTARVDKVDGCNLADFEALEAARAANQPFEGLNLSGSCQVSKFDGVDPKTKKNYREDIILGRDLVAEPSSDVLNNVSFYAGFSVLF, from the coding sequence ATGCGACCCTTCCGTTCCATCGCGCTCCTCGTTGCCGCGGTGCCTGCCCTCGCGTTCGCGCAAGGCGCCTCTCCGGCGCAGCCGCCGGCCGCTCCGGGTCCGGATGCGACCGCGCCGGCCTCTCCGTCACCGGCCGAACCGCCGGAGCGCCAGCGCACCGAGCGCGACGCGCCGGCCGTGCCCCAGTCCCAGCCTGAAGCCGCGCCGGCCACGCCGTCCGCGCCCGCCGTCACCGATGAGGACGATGCTGACAAGGCGCCGTCCTCCGCGCCCGCTGCCTCCGTGCCCGCGGACGCGCCGGTGCTGGACACCGGTGAGGCGCCGCGCACCACGGACGCGCAGCAGCAGCGGCTGGTGAATGGCGCGCCGCTCTACAACCCGAACGTCAACGTCCACATCGTCCAGAAGAAGCGCTTCGCGGACGAGGGCAAGCACGAGCTGGTGCTGTACCCCGCCGCCGTGCAGGTGAACGGCAAGTTCACCAACCACGTGGGCACCGCTCTGAGTTACGTCTACCACCTGCAGGAGAACTTCGCCCTCCAGGTGGGCGGCCAGTACAACTGGTACTCCGACGAGAGCGACTTCAACCTGGAGCTCATCGACAAGGTGCGTGAGCAGGCGCAGGCCGCGTCGTCGCTGCTCCTTCAGTGGGGCGCGCACGCGGGCGTGGAGGTCACGCCGCTCTACGGCAAGTTCGCCTTCTTCAACAACTCGCTGGCGCAGTTCAGCGTGGTGCTCTCAGGCGGCGCGGGCATCGGCAAGACGCGCCACCTCATCCGCCCGCAGGTGGCGAACGAGGTGGACGGCCAGACGTACCAGGTGCCCGCGCGCTTCGGCGACACGGGCAACAAGTTCCTGGGCGAGGTGGGCGGCGGCTTCCGCGTGCAGTTCGGTGAGCACTACGCCCTCCGCCTGGAGGTGCGCGACCTCATCTACACCGCGCGCGTGGACAAGGTGGATGGCTGCAACCTGGCGGACTTCGAGGCGCTGGAGGCCGCGCGTGCCGCCAACCAGCCCTTCGAAGGACTCAACCTGAGCGGCAGCTGCCAGGTGTCCAAGTTCGACGGCGTGGACCCGAAGACGAAGAAGAACTACCGCGAGGACATCATCCTCGGGAGGGACCTCGTCGCCGAGCCTTCGTCGGACGTCCTCAACAACGTCAGCTTCTACGCTGGCTTCTCGGTGCTCTTCTAA
- a CDS encoding STAS domain-containing protein gives MTGLQIHREEAAGRITLRLEGTLDGRTAQELRNSLQALGQSEVVLDFAHLREFKDSAVGILTHGLKDGAVQLRGLATHHERMFRYFGVLSSPTTHRAYYTPEDILSV, from the coding sequence ATGACGGGGCTTCAGATTCATCGGGAGGAGGCGGCGGGTCGGATCACGCTGCGCCTGGAAGGAACGCTGGACGGCCGTACGGCGCAGGAGCTGCGCAACTCGCTCCAGGCGCTGGGCCAGAGCGAAGTCGTGCTGGACTTCGCGCACCTGCGTGAGTTCAAGGACAGCGCGGTGGGCATCCTGACCCACGGCTTGAAGGACGGCGCCGTGCAGCTGCGCGGGCTGGCCACGCACCACGAGCGGATGTTCCGCTACTTCGGCGTGCTGTCCTCGCCGACGACGCACCGGGCGTACTACACGCCCGAGGACATCCTCTCCGTCTGA
- a CDS encoding tetratricopeptide repeat protein translates to MKVVLRFGALAVGVALAAGGVGEAAEETAPPRKVATKKSSSKAAARKAEAASKKDKEAEKKAELPPGVAPQDMRKGPARVKPATAKFADMPRIADSKKDALADKKRDEAIEGFKRLIPKLQETSTQKAEMQYRLSELYWEKSKYLYQLEMEKFLAAEKAYDAAVARGEKATAPEQDHRESERYRAETMRIYEAILSEYPDYPARDEVLFSLGYNLYELNRREDAVARYEELIRDFPKSQFVPDAYIQLGNHYFENNKLAPAKENYEKARASGVPKIYAYATYKLSWCDFNAGDLDAGLKKLHEVVDYASQRGEELGDLRTEALNDLTVFYVQLDQPKEALAYFKQKAPARRQGRLLAKTAAGLVDAGHFDSAILVYRTLIDDSPMGANAPEYQQAVVRAFEGLRQRQQVRKEMKRMVDLYRPGGEWWTANASNAGVLRNAFSVTEEAMRVMVTEYHQEAQKTRQVETYRLARDIYKQYVDAFASSDNPEFVADSAFNIRFFYAEILWALEEWEAAAAEYDAVVAFKIPDRDSAKEVSNEAYRKSASYNAVLAYDKLVKIERGQIAKSDLKDGQKVDEKKDKGDVARQKLVKRDAKEQAEQPLTKFEDRLVAACDTYNTLYPGNQDEIDLRYQAAVILYDRAHFVDAARRFGEIIEKFPEERRSRDAADLTMYVLESREEWKELNTLSRKFLGNKKLSKPGSDFALRVARVVEGSQYKYVDEVVYKKEKNPAKAAEEFLTFVTEFPKSENADRALTYAMVIAQEAGEVDKGITAGERVLKEYPNSAFELKTRYTLSGLYEKVAEFKKAAAMSESFVAEYDAAIKAREAQSKKDKEKKAKATTVAKKDDTPGAVEDAESKRAQKAAELKAQVDAAGEWVADALFNAGVWYDGLGESQKAVTAWNTYLARFKDRKDVPQVAFSIGLVWEKEKKWGDAARAFNRFVEDYGRDSRTAAGQAYLARYHELLAYQKMKDVRGQEKAQDELVRGWNKLSESVRKDTAVLNAYGHARFLALEPTWKRFSEIKFTRVSTIRRDLTNKQKEMQRVEKEYAAVLATGSGEWGIAALTRIGLAYADFARNIMDSPDPSGLDDEQLSMYRAELENLALPLEDKSSEALEKGLQKAYELGIYSEWTLAAQDQINRLRPGAYAQVKPVTYRGSSDSRIASGVLKDLNGPISASAEPKPAATTPAPETAPAEGTKPAVTPEGTEPAKSEPTASLEGVRP, encoded by the coding sequence ATGAAGGTGGTTCTTCGGTTCGGTGCACTGGCGGTGGGCGTCGCGCTCGCGGCCGGTGGGGTGGGGGAGGCGGCGGAGGAGACGGCACCGCCGCGCAAGGTGGCGACGAAGAAGTCCTCTTCGAAGGCCGCGGCCAGGAAGGCCGAGGCCGCGAGCAAGAAGGACAAGGAGGCGGAGAAGAAGGCGGAGCTGCCGCCCGGCGTCGCTCCCCAGGACATGCGCAAGGGCCCGGCGCGGGTGAAGCCCGCCACGGCCAAGTTCGCGGACATGCCGCGCATCGCGGACTCCAAGAAGGACGCGCTCGCGGACAAGAAGCGCGACGAGGCCATTGAAGGCTTCAAGCGCCTCATCCCCAAGCTGCAGGAGACCTCCACGCAGAAGGCGGAGATGCAGTACCGCCTGTCGGAGCTCTACTGGGAGAAGTCCAAGTACCTCTACCAGCTGGAGATGGAGAAGTTCCTCGCGGCGGAGAAGGCCTACGACGCCGCCGTGGCGCGCGGTGAGAAGGCCACCGCGCCGGAGCAGGACCACCGCGAGTCCGAGCGCTACCGCGCGGAGACGATGCGCATCTACGAGGCCATCCTCAGCGAGTACCCGGACTACCCGGCCCGCGACGAGGTCCTCTTCTCCCTGGGCTACAACCTCTACGAGCTCAACCGCCGCGAGGACGCGGTGGCGCGCTACGAGGAGCTGATCCGCGACTTCCCGAAGTCGCAGTTCGTCCCGGACGCGTACATCCAGCTGGGCAACCACTACTTCGAGAACAACAAGCTCGCGCCCGCGAAGGAGAACTACGAGAAGGCGCGCGCCTCCGGCGTGCCGAAGATCTACGCCTACGCCACCTACAAGCTGTCCTGGTGTGACTTCAACGCGGGCGACCTGGACGCGGGCCTGAAGAAGCTCCACGAGGTGGTGGACTACGCCAGTCAGCGCGGCGAGGAGCTGGGCGACCTGCGCACGGAGGCCCTCAACGACCTCACCGTCTTCTACGTCCAGCTGGATCAGCCGAAGGAGGCGCTCGCCTACTTCAAGCAGAAGGCTCCGGCCAGGCGCCAGGGCCGGCTGCTCGCGAAGACGGCCGCGGGCCTGGTGGACGCGGGCCACTTCGACAGCGCCATCCTGGTGTACCGCACGCTCATCGACGATTCGCCCATGGGCGCGAACGCGCCGGAGTACCAGCAGGCGGTGGTGCGCGCGTTCGAGGGCCTGCGCCAGCGCCAGCAGGTCCGCAAGGAGATGAAGCGGATGGTGGACCTCTACCGCCCGGGTGGCGAGTGGTGGACCGCCAACGCCAGCAACGCGGGCGTGCTGCGCAACGCCTTCAGCGTCACCGAAGAGGCCATGCGCGTGATGGTCACCGAGTACCACCAGGAGGCGCAGAAGACGCGCCAGGTGGAGACCTACCGGCTCGCGCGCGACATCTACAAGCAGTACGTGGACGCGTTCGCCTCCAGCGACAACCCGGAGTTCGTGGCGGACTCCGCCTTCAACATCCGCTTCTTCTACGCGGAGATCCTCTGGGCCCTGGAGGAGTGGGAGGCCGCCGCCGCCGAGTACGACGCCGTGGTGGCGTTCAAGATCCCGGACCGCGACTCCGCGAAGGAGGTCTCCAACGAGGCCTACCGCAAGAGCGCCTCGTACAACGCGGTGCTCGCGTACGACAAGCTCGTCAAGATCGAGCGCGGCCAGATTGCCAAGAGCGACCTGAAGGACGGCCAGAAGGTCGACGAGAAGAAGGACAAGGGCGACGTCGCCAGGCAGAAGCTGGTGAAGCGCGACGCCAAGGAGCAGGCCGAGCAGCCGCTCACGAAGTTCGAGGACCGGCTGGTCGCCGCGTGCGACACGTACAACACCCTCTACCCGGGCAACCAGGATGAGATCGACCTGCGCTACCAGGCCGCCGTCATCCTCTACGACCGCGCGCACTTCGTGGACGCGGCCCGCCGCTTCGGGGAGATCATCGAGAAGTTCCCGGAGGAGCGCCGCTCGCGCGACGCCGCGGACCTGACCATGTACGTGCTGGAGAGCCGCGAGGAGTGGAAGGAGCTCAACACGCTCTCGCGCAAGTTCCTGGGCAACAAGAAACTGTCCAAGCCCGGCTCGGACTTCGCCCTGCGCGTGGCCCGCGTGGTGGAGGGCAGCCAGTACAAATACGTGGACGAGGTCGTCTACAAGAAGGAGAAGAACCCGGCGAAGGCCGCCGAGGAGTTCCTCACCTTCGTGACGGAGTTCCCCAAGTCGGAGAACGCGGACCGCGCGCTCACCTACGCGATGGTCATCGCGCAGGAGGCCGGTGAGGTGGACAAGGGCATCACCGCCGGTGAGCGCGTCCTCAAGGAGTACCCGAACAGCGCCTTCGAGCTGAAGACGCGCTACACGCTGTCCGGCCTCTACGAGAAGGTCGCCGAGTTCAAGAAGGCCGCGGCGATGTCCGAGTCCTTCGTGGCCGAGTACGACGCGGCCATCAAGGCCCGCGAGGCGCAGTCGAAGAAGGACAAGGAGAAGAAGGCCAAGGCCACCACCGTCGCGAAGAAGGACGACACGCCGGGCGCCGTGGAGGACGCGGAGTCCAAGCGCGCGCAGAAGGCCGCCGAGCTCAAGGCGCAGGTGGACGCGGCGGGCGAGTGGGTGGCGGATGCTCTCTTCAACGCGGGCGTCTGGTACGACGGCCTGGGCGAGTCCCAGAAGGCCGTCACCGCGTGGAACACCTACCTGGCGCGCTTCAAGGACCGCAAGGACGTGCCGCAGGTGGCCTTCTCCATCGGCCTCGTCTGGGAGAAGGAGAAGAAGTGGGGCGACGCGGCGCGCGCCTTCAACCGGTTCGTGGAGGACTACGGCCGCGACTCGCGCACCGCCGCGGGGCAGGCGTACCTGGCGCGGTACCACGAGCTGCTCGCGTACCAGAAGATGAAGGACGTGCGCGGCCAGGAGAAGGCGCAGGACGAGCTGGTGCGCGGCTGGAACAAGCTTTCGGAGAGCGTGCGCAAGGACACCGCGGTGCTCAACGCGTACGGCCACGCGCGCTTCCTGGCGCTGGAGCCCACGTGGAAGCGCTTCTCGGAGATCAAGTTCACGCGCGTCTCCACCATCCGCCGCGACCTGACGAACAAGCAGAAGGAGATGCAGCGCGTGGAGAAGGAGTACGCGGCGGTGCTCGCCACGGGCTCCGGCGAGTGGGGCATCGCGGCGCTGACCCGCATCGGCCTCGCGTACGCGGACTTCGCGCGCAACATCATGGACTCGCCGGATCCGTCCGGTCTGGATGACGAGCAGCTCAGCATGTACCGCGCCGAGCTGGAGAACCTGGCGCTTCCGCTGGAGGACAAGTCCAGCGAGGCCCTGGAGAAGGGCCTCCAGAAGGCCTACGAGCTGGGCATCTACAGCGAGTGGACGCTGGCCGCGCAGGACCAGATCAACCGCCTGCGCCCGGGCGCCTACGCCCAGGTGAAGCCGGTGACGTACCGGGGCAGCAGTGATTCGCGCATCGCCTCGGGCGTGCTGAAGGACCTCAACGGCCCCATCAGCGCCTCCGCGGAGCCGAAGCCCGCCGCGACGACGCCCGCGCCGGAGACCGCGCCCGCCGAGGGCACGAAGCCGGCTGTCACGCCCGAGGGCACGGAGCCCGCGAAGTCCGAGCCCACCGCGTCGCTCGAGGGGGTGCGGCCGTGA
- a CDS encoding outer membrane beta-barrel domain-containing protein produces MNARTLRVFAALSLSLTALGAAAQEDGVLESAVVRNRLYKPAGHPELSLSVGLPVQTHLTAHYFFDVGLAYNLFDTFALEARAGYAVSRHTGLARSISESFLDREDKRVTDELEDMWRMNLHGVIGARWAPIYGKISLVADIPVHFQTYLWAGGGLTNLKRQSVIQCTQVVDRAAGVCDNRTAVDDRGSATENYWVKESRVAPVVSAALGFRFFINEQHGIRLELRDWIFKDSYRVNLLRDDWEAGRTTGEPAGSPGLTHLVQFDLGYTFSF; encoded by the coding sequence ATGAACGCACGCACGCTTCGCGTCTTCGCCGCGCTGAGCCTCTCGCTGACGGCTCTCGGCGCCGCCGCACAGGAAGACGGCGTCCTGGAATCAGCGGTCGTCCGCAACCGGCTCTACAAGCCCGCGGGCCATCCGGAGCTGTCCCTGTCCGTGGGCCTGCCAGTGCAGACGCACCTGACGGCGCACTACTTCTTCGACGTCGGGCTGGCCTACAACCTGTTCGACACGTTCGCGCTGGAGGCGCGCGCGGGCTACGCCGTCAGCCGCCACACGGGCCTGGCGCGCTCCATCTCCGAGTCCTTCCTGGACCGCGAGGACAAGCGCGTCACGGACGAGCTGGAGGACATGTGGCGGATGAACCTGCACGGCGTCATCGGCGCGCGGTGGGCTCCCATCTACGGGAAGATCTCCCTCGTCGCGGACATCCCGGTGCACTTCCAGACGTACCTCTGGGCGGGCGGCGGCCTCACCAACTTGAAGCGCCAGTCCGTCATCCAGTGCACCCAGGTCGTGGACCGGGCCGCGGGCGTCTGTGACAACCGCACGGCCGTGGATGACCGGGGCAGCGCCACGGAGAACTACTGGGTGAAGGAGTCTCGCGTGGCGCCGGTGGTGTCCGCCGCGCTGGGCTTCCGCTTCTTCATCAACGAGCAGCACGGCATCCGGCTGGAGCTGCGCGACTGGATCTTCAAGGACAGCTACCGCGTGAACCTGCTGCGCGACGACTGGGAGGCGGGCCGGACCACCGGTGAGCCCGCCGGCAGTCCGGGCCTCACGCACCTGGTGCAGTTCGACCTCGGCTACACCTTCTCCTTCTGA